CGGACCATGTTGATAGGAAAGGGGGAGGAAGAATAGTGTCCCAGGAGGGATTTGAAATCGATAACTAAGGGGGTGAGAGAGAGGCATACCACGCAGCACAACGAGGGAGAGGGTCCAAAACAAAGGCATCATAAAATCAATCAAGAATCTAGATGATCTATTAATCTACCAACCAAAAAACATTTATATGGAGGTTATACTTATGACAAACGAATACCAACCAATTCAAGAACCAGAATTACAGATTCCTCTTATCTTGCCACCGAAGGAAGCGGACACCATCGAATCACAGCAGCCGGAACTAGACACAGCGGTAGTCACAAGAATCATAGATGGCGACACCATAGAAGTTAACTTAAATGGAAACACGGTCGATGTCCGTCTACTGCTCATCGACACACCAGAATCTGTCCATCCTGATCAACCAGTCGAACGGTATGGACTTAAGGCAAGCAGATTTTCCGAAATATATCTCATCAGAAAAATCGTTCAGTTAGAATACGACGGTCCTCGTCTTGATCCTTATGGTAGAATCC
The Bacillaceae bacterium S4-13-56 genome window above contains:
- a CDS encoding thermonuclease family protein; protein product: MEVILMTNEYQPIQEPELQIPLILPPKEADTIESQQPELDTAVVTRIIDGDTIEVNLNGNTVDVRLLLIDTPESVHPDQPVERYGLKASRFSEIYLIRKIVQLEYDGPRLDPYGRILAYLWVDGQNFNQILLEEGLANIAYVFNPSYKYYDQFLRAQEKAKEERKGMWEWV